In the Sarcophilus harrisii chromosome 1, mSarHar1.11, whole genome shotgun sequence genome, one interval contains:
- the DNASE1L2 gene encoding deoxyribonuclease-1-like 2: MQSGPCSRRAGLRARTMRLPRALLAAPLLLLCLLTRAPAAAASRAAPVRVGAFNIRSFGDNKVEDPACSSFIAQILAEYDVTLVQEVRDPDLSAVSALLEEINRISEHTYSYVTSEPLGRDNYKEMYLFVYRTETLSVMDSYCYPDPEDVFSREPFIVKFSSPNTAVKEFVLVPLHSAPHNAVAEIDALYDVYLHVIDKWGTDNILFLGDFNADCNYVKQHDWANIRLRTSEIFKWLIPDSADTTVGNSDCAYDRIVVCGSRLRKCIVPNSATVNNFQKSFGLDQTAALAISDHFPVEVTLKTH, from the exons ATGCAGAGCGGCCCTTGTTCCCGACGCGC CGGGCTTCGGGCGCGGACCATGCGCTTGCCCCGGGCGCTGCTGGCCGCGCCGCTGCTCCTGCTCTGCCTCCTGACCCGGGCCCCGGCGGCCGCAGCCTCCCGCGCAGCCCCGGTTCGCGTGGGCGCCTTCAACATCCGCAGTTTCGGGGACAACAAAGTGGAGGACCCCGCCTGCAGCAGCTTCATCGCCCAG ATCCTGGCGGAGTATGATGTGACCCTGGTTCAAGAGGTCAGAGATCCGGACCTCAGTGCCGTGTCCGCGCTCCTGGAGGAGATCAACAG gATATCAGAGCACACTTACAGCTATGTGACCAGCGAGCCGCTGGGACGGGACAACTACAAAGAAATGTACCTGTTTGTGTACAG GACAGAGACGCTCTCAGTGATGGATAGTTACTGCTACCCAGACCCCGAGGACGTTTTTAGCAGAGAGCCCTTCATTGTCAAGTTTTCATCTCCGAACACAG CCGTGAAGGAATTTGTCCTAGTGCCCCTGCATTCGGCCCCACACAATGCTGTGGCAGAGATTGATGCCCTATACGATGTCTACTTGCATGTGATTGACAAGTGGGGGACTGAT AACATCCTTTTCCTTGGGGATTTCAACGCAGACTGTAACTACGTCAAGCAGCACGACTGGGCCAACATCAGGCTTCGGACTAGTGAAATTTTTAAATGGCTTATACCAGATAGCGCTGACACTACCGTAGGGAATTCTGACTGTGCTTATGACAG GATCGTGGTCTGTGGCTCTCGGCTGAGAAAGTGCATCGTACCCAACTCCGCGACGGTCAACAACTTTCAGAAGTCCTTCGGCCTGGACCAGACTGCA gcTTTAGCCATTAGTGACCATTTCCCTGTAGAAGTGACACTGAAAACTCACTAA